A window from Canis aureus isolate CA01 chromosome 23, VMU_Caureus_v.1.0, whole genome shotgun sequence encodes these proteins:
- the CCDC89 gene encoding coiled-coil domain-containing protein 89 gives MPQEEKPLRMDPAPTEEPLEKQNKKLEKPEEEMEFKELDGLREALANLRGLSAEEKSEKAMLCSRIQEQSQLICILKRRSDEALERCQILELLNTELEEKRMLEAEQLKAKSQHAQKLEERFMTLAANHELMIRFKDEHKSQNVKLREENEKLRLENSNLFSQALKDQEAKVLQLTARSEALSKELETLKQRCAQDACQAQAREKELLELQNQQACAHTKETEQLRSQLQSLQQQQRQAVEQMAEAERAHSSLNRELQARLQTVTREKDELLQLSMERGRVLQNKQAEIRQLEEKLETADVARRHALERFEQEAVAVDSNLRVRELQRRVDGIQKAYDELRLQSEAFKKHSLDLLSKERELNAKLRHLFP, from the coding sequence ATGCCTCAAGAAGAGAAGCCTCTCAGGATGGACCCTGCGCCCACTGAAGAGCCCttagagaagcaaaacaaaaaactagaaaagcCGGAAGAGGAGATGGAGTTTAAGGAACTGGACGGTCTGAGGGAGGCCTTGGCAAACCTCCGGGGGCTGTCTGCGGAGGAGAAGAGCGAGAAGGCGATGCTTTGCTCCCGCATCCAAGAGCAGTCCCAGCTCATCTGCATCCTGAAGCGGAGGTCGGATGAGGCCCTGGAACGCTGCCAGATCCTGGAGCTGCTCAACACAGAGCTGGAGGAGAAGAGGATGCTGGAGGCCGAGCAGCTGAAGGCCAAGAGCCAGCATGCCCAGAAGCTGGAGGAACGCTTTATGACCCTGGCAGCCAACCACGAGTTGATGATACGCTTCAAGGACGAACACAAGAGTCAGAACGTCAAGCTCAGGGAGGagaatgagaaactgaggctggagaACAGCAACCTGTTCAGTCAGGCCCTGAAGGACCAGGAGGCCAAAGTGTTGCAGCTCACTGCCCGCAGCGAGGCCCTCTCCAAGGAGCTGGAGACTCTGAAACAGAGGTGTGCTCAGGATGCCTGCCAGGCCCAGGCCAGAGAGAAGGAGCTGCTGGAGCTGCAGAATCAGCAGGCCTGCGCCCACACCAAGGAGACAGAGCAGCTGCGCAGCCAGCTGCAGagcctccagcagcagcagcggcaggcGGTGGAGCAGATGGCAGAGGCAGAGCGGGCACACAGCAGCCTGAACCGGGAGCTGCAGGCCAGGCTGCAGACGGTCACCCGAGAGAAGGACGAGCTGTTGCAGCTGTCCATGGAGAGGGGCAGGGTGCTTCAGAACAAGCAAGCAGAGATCCGCCAGCTCGAGGAGAAGCTGGAGACAGCAGATGTGGCCAGGAGGCACGCGCTGGAGAGGTTTGAGCAAGAGGCAGTGGCCGTGGACAGCAACTTGAGAGTCCGGGAACTTCAGCGCAGGGTAGATGGGATCCAGAAGGCCTACGACGAACTCCGGCTGCAGTCTGAAGCCTTCAAAAAGCACAGCCTGGATCTTTTAAGCAAGGAGAGAGAACTCAACGCCAAACTCCGCCATCTCTTTCCATAG